From a region of the Sebastes umbrosus isolate fSebUmb1 chromosome 10, fSebUmb1.pri, whole genome shotgun sequence genome:
- the ppp2r2d gene encoding serine/threonine-protein phosphatase 2A 55 kDa regulatory subunit B delta isoform, translated as MAGVAGGNDFQWCFSQVKGAIDEDVAEADIISTVEFNYSGELLATGDKGGRVVIFQHEQESKNRPHLRGEYNVYSTFQSHEPEFDYLKSLEIEEKINKIRWLPQQNAAHFLLSTNDKTIKLWKISERDKRAEGYNLKDEDGRLRDPFRITSLRVPVLMPMDLMVEASPRRIFANAHTYHINSISVNSDHETYLSADDLRINLWHLEITDRSFNIVDIKPANMEELTEVITAAECHPHQCNVFVYSSSKGTIRLCDMRAAALCDRHSKFFEEPEDPSSRSFFSEIISSISDVKFSHSGRYMMTRDYLSVKVWDLNMENRPVETYQVHEYLRSKLCSLYENDCIFDKFECCWNGSDSAIMTGSYNNFFRMFDRNTRRDITLEASRESSKPRATLKPRKVSTGGKRKKDEISVDSLDFNKKILHTAWHPKDNVIAVAATNNLYIFQDKIN; from the exons CTGACATAATCTCAACAGTTGAGTTCAACTATTCTGGAGAATTGCTTGCAACTGGAGATAAAGGAGGCAGAGTAGTGATATTTCAACATGAACAGGAG tcCAAGAATCGTCCACACCTGCGCGGGGAGTACAACGTCTATAGCACTTTTCAGAGTCACGAGCCAGAATTTGACTATTTGAAAAGTTTAGAAAtcgaggaaaaaataaataaaataagatggcTACCCCAACAAAATGCTGCTCACTTTCTACTTTCGACAAATG ATAAAACTATCAAATTGTGGAAAATAAGTGAAAGAGATAAACGAGCAGAAGGGTACAACCTGAAAGATGAAGATGGACGACTCCGAGACCCCTTTAGAATCACCTCTTTACGG gtaCCTGTGCTGATGCCAATGGATCTCATGGTAGAAGCGAGCCCACGGAGGATCTTTGCAAATGCGCACACCTATCACATTAATTCCATTTCTGTAAATAGTGATCATGAAACGTACCTCTCCGCAGATGACCTAAGAATAAATCTATGGCACTTGGAAATCACAGACAGAAGTTTTA ATATTGTAGACATCAAGCCCGCCAACATGGAGGAACTGACAGAAGTAATCACAGCTGCTGAGTGCCATCCACACCAATGCAATGTATTTGTGTACAGCAGTAGCAAAGGCACCATCCGCCTGTGTGACATGCGAGCAGCGGCGCTCTGCGATCGGCACTCAAAGT tctTTGAGGAGCCCGAGGATCCGAGCAGCCGATCCTTTTTCTCTGAGATCATCTCCTCCATCTCGGACGTGAAGTTCAGTCACAGCGGACGCTATATGATGACACGTGACTACCTCTCCGTCAAAGTTTGGGACCTCAACATGGAGAACAGGCCAGTGGAGACGTATCAG gTCCATGAATACCTTCGCAGTAAGCTCTGCTCCTTGTATGAAAATGACTGCATCTTTGACAAGTTCGAGTGCTGCTGGAATGGCAGTGACAG TGCCATCATGACCGGCTCCTACAACAACTTCTTCCGAATGTTCGACCGCAACACCAGGCGGGACATCACACTGGAGGCGTCCCGGGAGAGCAGCAAACCGCGGGCCACGCTCAAGCCGCGCAAAGTGTCCACCGGCGGCAAGAGGAAGAAGGACGAGATCAGCGTGGACAGCCTGGACTTCAACAAGAAGATCCTCCACACTGCCTGGCACCCCAAAGATAACGTGATAGCCGTGGCAGCCACCAACAACTTGTACATTTTCCAGGACAAAATCAACTAG